From a region of the Streptomyces sp. NBC_01454 genome:
- a CDS encoding non-ribosomal peptide synthetase: MSTDLRELLAAIASGKLSGEVAELLVRGLVDATAPAAAPAPAAPAAAAPEAPTGPYPLSRGQAALWALHADDPQTVSYNLPLGLWLGQDVQEDRLVEALAAMVRRHPELGISVRLDASGPVQEVTGRAPEVTRLDLGHVTDGEFAARVRNLVRRPFDLEQDPLYRMWLVAAPGGATLLLLVFHHLITDGVSSHLLLRDIVACHDALAQGRELPPVEPAASYAEFVEWQRTMLAAPETEEHRRWWLDRLTGASTAPVLDALADRRRTGSGSHTRGEMVQLRLPHATWAAVQDTARAGGLTPFSVVLGAFLALLHRHSGHRDLSVMVPTDGRPAQRFDRTVGYLINPVVLRVDCDPDHSFGELTAAVGARMAEAEEHSAYPFASVVDHLRRTTGTAAGFDIGFYLQQGVGGDQDMAAGQTVFRDALDLTQEGENDLVVEVVVRDTGVLLYLKYDPERFDRSTVERLAEHYRLLLDTVTADPSVRLGDLDPATPAERRTVERSNTTRAERPRDVTAADLVLARARRDPGRTAVVDATGSLTYGELAGQVHALTRILTEHGVRPGDVVGVLVARRAALIVALLAVQSAGAAYVPLDPDFPAARLAHITADAAPTAVIVDPHLADRLPADAPGVRVPLTGLESEAQTVAPVARRDDDLAYVLYTSGSTGEPKGVEVCHGNLVNLLAATAERPGCSEDDTLLAVTTAGFDISGLELLLPLTRGATVHIAPEDVVRDGFALADLIGDAGATVVQATPATWEMLLHAGWIGRVRRLLCGGEALTAELADRLLDRCDELWNMYGPTETTIWSSAQRIRRGGPVTVGTPLANTTFRTAGPDGAPVPFGAVGELLIGGDGVARGYRGKPELTAERFVRDPATGERLYRTGDLARWSADGDMVLLGRADRQVKLRGHRIELGEIEAAVRRAGAAGTADGVGDVRVAVREDQPGQPRLVAFVQAGPEAAEAAVGRIRAWLPEYMVPSRTVALARFPLTPNAKVDTGPLTRLPIEELVRRFGHEDRSAPPQGEVGLRPEPAGPADLAERLRRSAAAVAGLPAEEIPLDRPLGEVGFDSIGFTRLAVALRERFGVTVRPTVFYARPDLTSLAAHLSAAHPEVFAATDRRPTTRTVSEPMVAAPAAPHGFAPVAIVGIGGRLPSASGLEEFWQHLAAGRDLTRPYPMERGFSARVFPQGLRGSFVEDVDAFDAALFRISPREAAQMDPQQRLLLHAAHEAVLDSGQVPGALAGSRTGVFVGLSGTDYLSLLGPGSPEMGDHFLIGNVPSIAANRISYVFDLHGPSAVFDTACSSSLVAVHRAARALQQGDCDMVLAGGANLLLSPHGFTGLRRAGMLSPDGRCKTFDERADGYGRGEGVVLLALKLLDRALADGDPVHGVLIGSAENHGGHTHSLTVPNPQAQRDVVLAAHRSAGVAPDTIDYIEAHGTGTPLGDPIEIDALKEAFGRLYADWGIPVVPGRTGLGSVKTNIGHLEAAAGVAGVVKVLLAMRHRMLPGLVDLRTPNPMLDLDGSPFRIQAAAQTWETREGTPARVGVSSFGMGGSNVHVVVEEAGQR; the protein is encoded by the coding sequence ATGAGCACCGACCTGCGTGAACTGCTGGCGGCGATCGCCTCCGGCAAGCTGTCCGGCGAAGTGGCCGAGCTGCTGGTACGGGGCCTGGTCGACGCGACTGCTCCGGCCGCCGCACCCGCCCCGGCCGCGCCCGCGGCCGCCGCCCCGGAGGCGCCCACCGGGCCCTACCCACTCAGCCGCGGGCAGGCCGCACTGTGGGCCCTGCACGCCGACGATCCGCAGACCGTCTCCTACAACCTGCCGCTGGGCCTGTGGCTCGGGCAGGACGTACAGGAGGACCGGCTCGTCGAGGCGCTGGCCGCGATGGTGCGCAGGCACCCGGAACTGGGGATCTCCGTACGCTTGGACGCCTCGGGGCCCGTCCAGGAGGTCACCGGCCGCGCCCCGGAGGTGACCCGCCTGGACCTCGGCCACGTGACCGACGGGGAGTTCGCCGCCCGCGTGCGCAACCTGGTTCGCCGCCCGTTCGACCTGGAGCAGGACCCGCTGTACCGGATGTGGCTCGTCGCCGCCCCCGGCGGCGCCACCCTGCTGCTCCTGGTCTTCCACCACCTGATCACCGACGGGGTCTCCAGCCATCTGCTGCTGCGCGACATCGTCGCCTGCCACGACGCGCTCGCCCAGGGCCGTGAGCTGCCGCCGGTCGAACCCGCCGCGTCCTACGCCGAGTTCGTGGAGTGGCAGCGGACCATGCTCGCCGCCCCGGAGACGGAGGAACACCGGCGCTGGTGGCTCGATCGGCTGACCGGTGCCTCCACGGCGCCGGTCCTGGACGCGCTCGCCGACCGCCGGCGCACCGGATCCGGCTCGCACACCCGCGGCGAGATGGTGCAATTGCGGCTCCCGCACGCCACCTGGGCGGCGGTCCAGGACACCGCCCGTGCAGGCGGGCTGACGCCCTTCAGCGTCGTGCTCGGTGCCTTCCTCGCACTGCTGCACCGCCACTCGGGACACCGCGACCTCAGCGTGATGGTGCCGACCGACGGCCGTCCCGCGCAGCGCTTCGACCGCACCGTCGGCTACCTGATCAACCCGGTGGTCCTGCGCGTGGACTGCGACCCCGACCACAGCTTCGGCGAGCTCACGGCCGCCGTCGGAGCCCGGATGGCGGAGGCCGAGGAGCACAGCGCGTACCCCTTCGCCTCCGTCGTCGACCACCTGCGCCGCACGACCGGCACCGCGGCCGGCTTCGACATCGGCTTCTACCTGCAGCAGGGAGTCGGCGGCGACCAGGACATGGCGGCCGGGCAGACCGTCTTCCGCGACGCGCTCGACCTGACCCAGGAGGGCGAGAACGACCTCGTCGTCGAGGTGGTCGTGCGCGACACCGGCGTGCTCCTCTACCTCAAGTACGACCCGGAGCGCTTCGACCGCTCCACCGTCGAACGGCTGGCCGAGCACTACCGGCTGCTGCTGGACACGGTGACGGCCGATCCCTCCGTACGCCTCGGGGACCTCGATCCCGCCACCCCCGCCGAACGCCGCACGGTCGAGCGGTCCAACACCACCCGCGCCGAACGGCCGCGCGACGTCACCGCCGCCGACCTGGTGCTCGCCCGCGCCCGGCGCGACCCCGGGCGCACCGCCGTCGTCGACGCGACGGGCTCGCTGACCTACGGGGAACTCGCCGGGCAGGTGCACGCCCTTACCCGGATCCTCACCGAGCACGGGGTACGCCCCGGCGACGTCGTGGGCGTCCTCGTCGCTCGCCGGGCCGCGCTGATCGTGGCCCTCCTCGCCGTCCAGAGCGCGGGAGCCGCCTACGTCCCCCTCGACCCGGACTTCCCGGCGGCCCGGCTCGCCCACATCACCGCCGACGCGGCACCCACCGCCGTGATCGTCGATCCGCACCTGGCCGACCGGCTGCCCGCGGACGCACCGGGCGTGCGCGTCCCCCTGACCGGCCTGGAGTCCGAGGCGCAGACCGTCGCCCCGGTCGCCCGCCGCGACGACGACCTCGCGTACGTCCTCTACACCTCCGGATCCACGGGCGAGCCCAAGGGCGTCGAGGTCTGCCACGGCAACCTCGTCAACCTGCTGGCCGCGACCGCCGAGCGGCCCGGCTGCTCCGAGGACGACACCCTGCTGGCGGTGACCACCGCCGGGTTCGACATCTCGGGTCTGGAGCTGCTGCTCCCGCTGACCCGGGGCGCCACCGTTCACATCGCGCCCGAGGACGTGGTGCGGGACGGGTTCGCGCTGGCCGATCTCATCGGCGACGCCGGCGCGACGGTCGTCCAGGCCACCCCGGCCACCTGGGAGATGCTGCTGCACGCCGGCTGGATCGGACGCGTGCGCAGGCTGCTGTGCGGCGGCGAGGCCCTCACCGCCGAACTCGCGGACCGGTTGCTGGACCGGTGCGACGAGCTGTGGAACATGTACGGGCCGACCGAGACGACCATCTGGTCCTCCGCCCAGCGGATCCGGCGGGGCGGACCGGTCACCGTGGGCACCCCGCTCGCCAACACCACCTTCCGCACCGCCGGTCCCGACGGCGCCCCTGTGCCCTTCGGCGCGGTCGGTGAACTGCTCATCGGCGGCGACGGCGTCGCCCGCGGCTACCGGGGCAAGCCGGAGCTGACCGCCGAGCGCTTCGTGCGCGATCCGGCGACCGGCGAACGGCTCTACCGCACGGGCGACCTCGCCCGCTGGTCGGCGGACGGGGACATGGTGCTGCTCGGGCGCGCCGACCGTCAGGTCAAGCTGCGCGGCCACCGCATCGAACTCGGCGAGATCGAGGCCGCCGTCCGGCGCGCCGGAGCGGCGGGCACCGCCGACGGCGTCGGCGACGTCCGGGTGGCCGTACGCGAGGACCAGCCCGGGCAGCCGCGTCTGGTGGCCTTCGTCCAGGCCGGCCCGGAGGCCGCAGAGGCCGCGGTCGGGCGGATCCGGGCCTGGCTGCCCGAATACATGGTCCCCTCCCGCACGGTCGCGCTGGCGCGCTTCCCCCTGACCCCCAACGCCAAGGTGGACACCGGCCCGCTGACGCGCCTGCCCATCGAGGAACTCGTACGCCGCTTCGGACACGAGGACCGCTCCGCCCCACCGCAAGGGGAAGTCGGCCTCCGGCCAGAGCCGGCCGGCCCCGCAGACCTCGCGGAACGGCTGCGCCGGAGCGCGGCGGCCGTCGCCGGGCTGCCTGCCGAGGAGATCCCCCTCGACCGGCCGCTGGGCGAGGTGGGCTTCGACTCGATCGGCTTCACCCGCCTCGCGGTGGCGCTGCGCGAGCGGTTCGGCGTCACGGTGCGCCCGACCGTCTTCTACGCCCGCCCGGACCTCACCTCGCTGGCTGCCCACCTGAGCGCGGCCCACCCCGAGGTGTTCGCCGCGACGGACCGCCGGCCCACCACTCGGACCGTGTCCGAGCCGATGGTCGCGGCGCCCGCCGCGCCGCACGGATTCGCGCCGGTGGCCATCGTGGGCATCGGCGGACGGCTGCCCTCCGCCTCCGGCCTGGAGGAGTTCTGGCAGCACCTCGCCGCCGGACGCGACCTCACCCGGCCGTACCCCATGGAACGGGGCTTCTCCGCACGGGTGTTCCCGCAGGGCCTGCGCGGCTCCTTCGTCGAGGACGTGGACGCCTTCGACGCGGCGCTCTTCCGCATCTCCCCCCGGGAAGCGGCGCAGATGGACCCCCAGCAGCGCCTGCTGCTGCACGCCGCGCACGAGGCCGTGCTCGACTCAGGCCAGGTCCCGGGCGCGCTCGCCGGCAGCCGCACGGGGGTGTTCGTCGGACTGAGCGGCACGGACTACCTGAGCCTGCTCGGACCGGGCTCGCCGGAGATGGGCGACCACTTCCTGATCGGCAACGTCCCCTCGATCGCAGCCAACCGCATCTCCTACGTGTTCGATCTGCACGGCCCCAGCGCCGTCTTCGACACGGCCTGCTCCAGCTCGCTCGTCGCCGTGCACCGCGCGGCCCGCGCGCTCCAGCAGGGGGACTGCGACATGGTCCTGGCCGGCGGGGCCAACCTCCTGCTGTCCCCGCACGGGTTCACCGGCCTGCGGCGGGCCGGGATGCTCAGCCCCGACGGCCGCTGCAAGACCTTCGACGAACGTGCCGACGGCTATGGCAGGGGCGAGGGCGTGGTACTCCTCGCCCTCAAACTGCTCGACCGGGCCCTGGCCGACGGAGACCCGGTGCACGGCGTGCTGATCGGCTCGGCGGAGAACCACGGTGGGCACACCCACTCGCTCACCGTCCCCAACCCGCAGGCGCAGCGCGACGTCGTGCTCGCCGCACACCGGTCGGCCGGGGTCGCGCCCGACACGATCGACTACATCGAGGCGCACGGCACGGGGACCCCACTCGGCGACCCGATCGAGATCGACGCCCTCAAGGAGGCGTTCGGCCGCCTGTACGCCGACTGGGGGATCCCGGTGGTTCCGGGACGCACCGGCCTCGGGTCGGTCAAGACGAACATCGGCCACCTGGAGGCCGCGGCGGGCGTCGCCGGCGTCGTGAAGGTCCTGCTGGCGATGCGTCACCGCATGCTCCCCGGCCTGGTGGACCTGCGGACGCCGAATCCGATGCTCGACCTCGACGGCAGTCCGTTCCGGATCCAGGCCGCAGCACAGACATGGGAAACACGCGAGGGGACACCGGCCCGGGTCGGCGTCAGCTCGTTCGGTATGGGAGGCAGCAACGTGCACGTGGTAGTCGAAGAGGCGGGACAGCGTTGA